A region from the Clostridium beijerinckii genome encodes:
- a CDS encoding efflux RND transporter periplasmic adaptor subunit — MKRIISSTLFMICISTLLIGCSRNSDIANVTVTKVKTSNSISDTTYTGNVTSAEKVSIIPSVSGKVQTVDVEVGQTVEKDAQLFTIDNTELTYKLNQAQANYDAAAAAYDKTAGGSAKQTQNDAATALEKAQNELKDAQSQYENNTAVTAAQTAYNDAKANYERTSSLYEADAATKVTLDDAKSKLDTASAALEIAKSNAETRYNNAKASFAAASENASITNAIINPDNIASAKAQMDSAQAALDIAKHQLDNATITAPIAGKISAKNISVGELTPTQTPSLILENANSVNVIIKVTETNINDIYIGMAAKISVPSTGLSYDGTISTISPSADQKTGMFDVQVDINGSDDNLKLGMVTNVTLVNSNEDDTLLVPKESVFEEDGTSYVYVLNSNILAKHTVTVGASKNQYVEIKYGISANDQIVVEGSSNIKDNGKFNIVKSN, encoded by the coding sequence ATGAAGAGGATAATTTCGAGTACTTTATTTATGATTTGTATAAGTACTTTATTAATAGGTTGTAGTAGAAATTCAGATATAGCAAATGTCACAGTTACAAAAGTAAAAACATCTAATTCAATAAGTGATACTACTTATACTGGAAATGTTACATCAGCAGAAAAAGTATCTATAATTCCAAGTGTTTCTGGAAAAGTCCAAACTGTAGATGTTGAAGTTGGACAAACTGTAGAAAAAGATGCCCAATTGTTTACAATTGATAATACGGAATTAACATATAAGTTAAATCAAGCACAAGCAAATTATGATGCTGCCGCTGCAGCTTATGATAAAACAGCTGGTGGCTCAGCTAAGCAAACTCAAAATGATGCTGCTACAGCTTTAGAAAAAGCACAAAACGAACTAAAGGATGCTCAAAGTCAATATGAAAATAATACAGCTGTAACTGCTGCACAAACAGCTTATAATGATGCAAAAGCAAATTATGAGCGTACAAGTTCTTTGTATGAAGCTGATGCAGCTACAAAAGTAACATTAGATGATGCAAAAAGTAAATTAGATACAGCTTCAGCAGCTTTGGAAATTGCAAAGTCAAATGCTGAAACTAGATATAATAATGCAAAAGCAAGCTTTGCTGCCGCTAGTGAAAATGCTTCAATTACTAATGCAATTATAAATCCGGATAATATTGCTTCTGCAAAGGCACAAATGGATAGTGCTCAAGCTGCATTAGATATTGCTAAACACCAGCTTGATAATGCAACTATAACTGCACCCATTGCCGGAAAAATAAGTGCTAAAAATATATCAGTTGGTGAATTAACTCCTACTCAAACCCCATCGCTTATTTTAGAAAATGCAAACTCTGTAAATGTAATAATTAAAGTTACAGAAACAAATATAAATGATATATATATTGGGATGGCTGCTAAGATATCTGTACCATCAACAGGATTATCTTATGATGGTACAATATCTACAATCTCACCTTCCGCTGATCAAAAGACAGGAATGTTTGACGTTCAAGTAGATATTAATGGTTCTGATGATAATTTAAAACTAGGAATGGTTACAAATGTTACACTAGTTAATTCAAATGAAGATGACACGCTATTAGTTCCAAAAGAATCCGTATTTGAAGAAGATGGTACTTCATATGTATATGTTCTTAATAGCAATATACTAGCAAAACATACAGTAACAGTTGGAGCTTCTAAAAATCAATATGTAGAAATTAAATATGGGATATCTGCGAATGATCAAATCGTTGTTGAAGGTAGTTCTAATATTAAAGATAATGGGAAATTTAATATTGTAAAGAGTAACTAA
- the larB gene encoding nickel pincer cofactor biosynthesis protein LarB: protein MNKEEIKILLESVKDNKINIEEALEKLEDLPFKDLGFAMIDNHRELRVGYPEVIYCAGKTVEQVRDIVKFMMTKDNNILGTRATEEMYNAVKEICEEAEYNKLGRTITIKKKEQTLTDSYIAIVSAGTSDLPVVEEAVETAKILGNRVEKITDVGVAGIHRLFSRLDLIRGAKVVIVIAGMEGALASVIGGLVDKPVIAVPTSVGYGANFGGISALLSMLNSCASGVSVVNIDNGFGAAYNASIINKL, encoded by the coding sequence ATGAATAAAGAAGAAATTAAAATTTTACTAGAATCAGTAAAAGATAATAAAATAAACATAGAAGAAGCTCTTGAAAAATTAGAAGATCTGCCTTTTAAGGATTTAGGATTTGCAATGATAGATAACCATAGAGAATTAAGAGTAGGATATCCTGAAGTAATATATTGTGCAGGAAAAACAGTAGAACAAGTTAGGGATATTGTTAAATTTATGATGACAAAAGATAATAATATATTGGGAACTAGGGCTACTGAAGAAATGTACAATGCAGTAAAGGAAATATGTGAAGAAGCAGAATACAATAAACTTGGAAGAACAATAACCATTAAGAAAAAAGAACAAACTCTTACAGATAGTTATATTGCAATTGTTTCAGCTGGAACATCGGATTTACCAGTGGTAGAAGAAGCTGTTGAAACTGCAAAAATATTGGGAAATAGAGTTGAGAAAATAACTGACGTTGGTGTTGCAGGCATACATAGGCTCTTTTCGAGACTAGATCTTATTCGGGGAGCTAAAGTAGTTATAGTGATTGCAGGAATGGAAGGAGCCTTAGCTAGCGTAATAGGAGGACTAGTGGACAAGCCAGTTATTGCAGTTCCAACTAGTGTTGGTTATGGGGCAAACTTTGGTGGGATTTCAGCTTTGTTATCAATGTTAAATAGTTGTGCTAGTGGTGTTAGTGTAGTAAATATAGATAATGGATTTGGGGCAGCATATAATGCTAGTATTATTAATAAGTTATAA
- the larE gene encoding ATP-dependent sacrificial sulfur transferase LarE: MINNDKYNELINYLKSLGKVVLAFSGGVDSTFLLRVAKEALGDNVKAVTIMSPYIPKWEIAEAKELTEKLGVKHEIIEAPIIESIKYNPEDRCYLCKTAVFNMILSVAKEQGYNYVIDGTNFDDISDYRPGLRALKELEVKSPLLECKLTKAEIRAFSKELNLNTWNKPSYACLLTRIPYGNELKVEDFEKIENAEKFMMSIGFRAVRVRCHGDLARVEIDRNDRSKLFDEELLDTISSKIKECGFKYVTLDLQGYRVGSFNETITKNVTEEN, encoded by the coding sequence ATGATAAACAATGATAAATACAATGAATTAATAAATTATCTTAAAAGTTTAGGAAAAGTAGTTTTGGCATTTTCAGGAGGCGTGGATAGTACCTTTTTACTTAGAGTTGCTAAAGAAGCCCTTGGAGATAACGTAAAAGCAGTGACAATCATGTCTCCATATATTCCTAAGTGGGAAATAGCGGAAGCTAAGGAGTTAACTGAAAAATTAGGTGTTAAACATGAGATTATAGAGGCACCAATTATTGAGTCTATTAAATATAATCCAGAAGATAGATGTTATCTTTGCAAAACTGCAGTATTTAATATGATATTATCTGTAGCTAAAGAACAAGGTTATAACTATGTAATTGATGGGACAAACTTCGATGATATAAGTGATTATAGACCAGGCCTAAGAGCACTTAAAGAATTAGAAGTAAAAAGTCCACTGTTAGAATGTAAATTAACTAAAGCAGAAATAAGAGCATTCTCTAAGGAATTAAATCTTAATACTTGGAATAAGCCTTCATATGCTTGCTTATTAACTAGAATACCTTATGGAAATGAATTAAAAGTTGAAGATTTTGAGAAGATTGAAAATGCTGAAAAATTTATGATGAGTATAGGATTTAGAGCTGTTAGAGTAAGATGCCATGGAGATTTAGCTAGAGTTGAAATAGATAGAAATGATAGAAGTAAATTATTTGATGAAGAGCTTTTAGACACTATTTCGAGTAAGATAAAGGAATGTGGTTTTAAATATGTAACGTTGGATTTACAGGGATATAGAGTAGGAAGCTTTAATGAAACTATAACAAAAAATGTAACTGAAGAAAACTAA
- a CDS encoding nickel pincer cofactor biosynthesis protein LarC produces MKVLYYDCFCGISGDMNLAALLDLGVPKEYLIEEISKLNLNSEYEIKIEKAVKHGITGTRVDVILKNQVHNHDHIAEEPLNNHHHDYKEENSHENSDTHTHEDYESHDFFHENHHTHEEHSHAHDHKHNHSCDENHAHTHTNDIEHHHRNLKDIENIINSSVLNNKVKELSMNMFMRVAEAEAKVHGKTLYEVHFHEVGAIDSIIDMVGAAICIDYLEVDKIIASPVQVGGGFVKCAHGLMPVPAPATVEILKNIPINTGIVPFETTTPTGAAILAANVQEFTQKIDFSIKKIAYGIGHRDLEIPNVLRVYLGEGKKLEEIEEQYILETNIDDMNPEFYGYVEEKLFEMGALDVFKTAIFMKKGRPGVKLSVLINEQIEKDVLDVIFEETTSIGVRKYKVEKIMLNRDFSKIETQYGEVTIKKSYYNGKLIKYKPEYEDCKVIAKENNITMEKIYKEVYKEVGDIYDKQ; encoded by the coding sequence ATGAAAGTATTATATTATGATTGTTTTTGTGGAATAAGTGGCGATATGAATTTAGCAGCATTATTAGATTTAGGAGTGCCTAAGGAATATTTAATAGAAGAAATTTCAAAGCTTAATTTGAATTCTGAATATGAAATAAAAATAGAAAAGGCTGTTAAGCATGGAATAACAGGAACAAGAGTAGATGTTATCTTAAAAAATCAAGTTCATAATCATGATCATATTGCTGAAGAACCTTTAAATAATCACCATCATGATTATAAAGAAGAGAACAGCCATGAAAATAGTGATACTCATACTCATGAGGATTACGAGTCTCATGATTTTTTTCATGAAAATCATCATACACATGAAGAACATAGTCATGCTCATGATCACAAACATAATCATTCCTGTGATGAAAACCATGCACATACTCATACAAATGATATTGAGCATCATCATAGAAATTTAAAAGATATTGAGAACATAATAAATTCAAGTGTTTTAAATAATAAAGTTAAAGAGTTAAGTATGAATATGTTTATGAGAGTAGCAGAAGCTGAAGCAAAAGTTCATGGGAAGACTTTATATGAAGTACATTTTCACGAGGTAGGTGCTATTGATTCTATTATAGATATGGTAGGAGCAGCTATTTGCATAGATTATTTAGAAGTTGATAAGATCATTGCATCACCTGTTCAAGTGGGTGGTGGATTTGTTAAGTGTGCACACGGACTTATGCCAGTTCCAGCACCAGCAACTGTAGAGATATTGAAAAATATACCAATTAACACTGGAATAGTACCTTTTGAAACAACTACACCTACAGGAGCAGCAATACTCGCAGCTAATGTTCAAGAATTTACTCAAAAAATAGATTTTTCTATAAAGAAAATAGCTTATGGAATAGGACATAGGGATTTAGAAATACCTAATGTTTTAAGAGTTTATTTAGGTGAAGGAAAGAAACTGGAGGAAATAGAAGAACAATATATTTTAGAAACTAATATAGATGATATGAATCCAGAGTTTTATGGATATGTTGAAGAAAAGCTTTTTGAAATGGGTGCTTTAGATGTCTTTAAGACAGCTATATTTATGAAAAAAGGAAGACCAGGAGTAAAATTAAGTGTATTAATTAATGAACAGATTGAGAAAGATGTTTTAGATGTGATTTTCGAAGAAACTACTTCAATAGGTGTAAGAAAATACAAAGTAGAGAAAATAATGTTAAATAGGGATTTCTCAAAAATAGAAACTCAATATGGAGAGGTTACTATTAAAAAATCTTATTATAATGGGAAGTTAATCAAATATAAACCAGAATATGAAGATTGTAAAGTTATAGCAAAAGAAAATAATATAACTATGGAAAAGATATATAAAGAAGTCTACAAGGAAGTGGGAGATATATATGATAAACAATGA
- a CDS encoding cobalt ABC transporter: MIKLENISFTYKNKLALDNVNVHIREGESVAIIGPNGSGKSTFLKLLNTIIFPNQGKYIFNETEINENRLKDNKYLKLFHKRLGFVFQNSDAQLFCSTVFEEVAFGLMQMELPGDEVNERVQDCLNLLNIDKLKEEHPYNLSGGEKKRVAIASVLAMNPDVITLDEPMNGIDPKGKRFLRDLLIALNKSGKTIICATHDFEYIEGIFNRVIVFSEEHKIIRDDRYENVIKDEDFLREYNII; encoded by the coding sequence ATGATAAAATTAGAGAATATTTCATTTACTTATAAGAATAAATTAGCCCTTGATAATGTAAATGTTCATATAAGAGAGGGAGAATCTGTAGCTATAATAGGACCAAATGGGAGTGGAAAATCTACTTTTTTAAAACTATTAAACACTATTATTTTCCCAAATCAAGGCAAATATATATTTAATGAAACTGAAATCAATGAAAATAGATTAAAGGATAATAAATATTTAAAGTTATTTCATAAAAGGCTAGGTTTTGTATTTCAAAATTCTGATGCACAGCTTTTTTGTTCTACAGTTTTTGAGGAAGTGGCCTTTGGCCTTATGCAAATGGAGCTGCCAGGAGATGAAGTTAATGAAAGAGTACAGGATTGTCTTAATCTTCTTAATATAGATAAATTAAAGGAAGAGCATCCCTATAATTTAAGCGGAGGCGAGAAAAAAAGAGTTGCAATTGCTAGTGTTTTAGCTATGAATCCTGATGTTATAACTTTGGATGAGCCTATGAACGGAATAGATCCTAAAGGAAAAAGATTTCTAAGAGATTTATTAATTGCTTTAAATAAAAGTGGTAAAACTATAATTTGTGCTACTCATGATTTTGAATATATTGAAGGAATTTTTAATAGAGTCATTGTTTTTTCAGAGGAACATAAAATTATTAGAGATGATAGATATGAGAATGTTATAAAAGATGAAGATTTTTTAAGAGAATATAACATTATATAG
- a CDS encoding cobalt permease: MIPVWLIEKDNYVPKEEKNVYIEKSIFSLIKIVSIIRQDKSKDKLVYSINPTLKVITTILNIVFISISRSFIYLSILDVYALGNLLLMEKKSRERILIKSLVFPFITLIALIPSMFYGNIYNSLMLFQKIMTTILLMNLLSHNTKWSEISKSLKLIFIPDIFIWIMDITIKYIVLLGEHSINLLYALKLRSIGITSNKYNSLTGIMGNLFIKSYKMSEEMYHAMECRCFVGEYTKKVDFTLKKYDYIYIIINILLISLFIYSN, translated from the coding sequence ATGATTCCAGTATGGCTTATTGAAAAAGATAATTACGTACCCAAGGAAGAAAAAAATGTATATATAGAGAAAAGTATTTTCTCTTTAATTAAGATAGTTTCAATTATTAGGCAAGATAAAAGTAAAGACAAATTGGTATATTCAATAAATCCAACCTTAAAAGTAATAACGACAATATTAAATATAGTATTTATATCAATTTCAAGAAGTTTTATTTACTTATCAATATTAGATGTATATGCTTTAGGTAATCTTCTCCTTATGGAGAAAAAATCAAGGGAAAGAATATTGATAAAGAGTTTAGTATTTCCGTTTATAACTTTAATTGCGTTAATACCGTCAATGTTTTATGGGAATATTTATAACAGTTTAATGCTTTTTCAAAAGATAATGACAACTATATTGTTGATGAATTTGTTATCTCATAATACTAAATGGAGTGAGATTAGTAAATCCTTAAAGTTAATATTTATACCAGATATATTTATATGGATTATGGATATAACCATAAAATATATTGTTTTACTTGGAGAACATTCTATTAACTTATTATATGCATTAAAACTTAGATCAATTGGTATAACTTCAAATAAGTACAATTCGCTTACAGGAATTATGGGTAATTTGTTCATAAAATCTTATAAAATGAGCGAAGAAATGTATCATGCTATGGAGTGTAGATGTTTTGTAGGAGAATATACTAAAAAAGTAGATTTCACTTTAAAAAAATATGATTATATATATATAATAATAAATATACTATTAATTAGTTTGTTTATATATTCAAATTAG
- a CDS encoding cobalamin biosynthesis protein CbiM (catalyzes the ATP-dependent transport of cobalt) yields the protein MHIPDNYLSPSTCATFGAIMLPIWRRASIKVRTEITRQKMPLLGVAAAFSFLIMMFNIPLPGGTSGHAIGGALVAILLGPYSAVFAVTIALAIQALFFGDGGILAFGVNCFNMAFIMPFSAYYIFKFMKKIFPNKKGEYLGTLLGGYISVNIAALFAAIEFGVQPLLFKDTLGFPLYSPYGLSVSIPAMTIPHLLVVGILEGIITLGAYNYVKKASPDIIYKETVNKMNPFYIILGILILATPLGLLASGTAWGEWGMEEIKNFIGFVPKGMENGVNYTAPIPDYSFGNLKEYIGYIISAVAGVTIILIIFKVFAKINLKKNTKGE from the coding sequence ATGCATATACCTGATAATTATTTAAGTCCTTCAACTTGTGCGACTTTTGGAGCTATTATGCTACCTATATGGAGAAGAGCAAGCATAAAGGTAAGAACTGAAATAACAAGGCAAAAAATGCCCCTTCTTGGAGTGGCCGCAGCATTTTCATTTTTAATTATGATGTTTAATATACCACTTCCAGGAGGAACATCAGGACATGCTATTGGAGGTGCTCTTGTAGCTATTCTACTTGGACCTTACTCAGCAGTTTTTGCAGTTACTATAGCCCTAGCTATTCAAGCCTTATTTTTTGGAGACGGAGGAATTTTAGCTTTCGGGGTAAATTGTTTCAATATGGCTTTTATAATGCCATTTTCAGCATATTATATATTTAAGTTTATGAAAAAGATTTTTCCGAACAAAAAAGGAGAATATCTAGGAACTTTATTAGGTGGATATATTTCTGTTAATATTGCAGCTTTATTTGCAGCCATTGAGTTTGGTGTTCAACCATTACTTTTTAAGGATACACTTGGATTTCCATTATATAGTCCATATGGACTATCAGTATCTATTCCTGCCATGACTATACCACATTTATTAGTAGTTGGTATCTTAGAAGGAATAATAACTTTAGGGGCATATAATTATGTAAAAAAAGCATCACCAGATATAATCTACAAAGAAACCGTGAATAAAATGAACCCATTTTACATTATATTAGGCATTCTAATTTTAGCTACTCCTCTAGGACTCTTAGCAAGTGGAACGGCATGGGGAGAATGGGGAATGGAAGAAATTAAGAACTTTATAGGATTTGTACCTAAAGGTATGGAGAATGGAGTTAATTATACCGCACCAATTCCAGACTATAGTTTCGGAAACTTAAAAGAATATATTGGATATATTATTTCTGCAGTAGCGGGTGTAACAATAATATTAATTATTTTTAAAGTTTTTGCAAAAATAAATTTAAAGAAAAATACAAAAGGAGAATAA
- a CDS encoding aldo/keto reductase has protein sequence MLYRTFGKTNEKVSALGFGCMRLPIIDGDTTKIDNEKAINMIRHAIDEGVNYVDTAYPYHGTGMGNGGESEPFVGRALKDGYREKVKLATKLPSWLIKTREDMDKYLNEQLKRLQTDHIDFYLVHALGADTWANLKKLGIDEFLDSAIKDGRIKYAGFSFHDKLEVFKEIVDYYDWSFCQIQYNYLDEEFQAGTEGLQYAANKGLGVVIMEPLRGGKIVKNLPEAVMNTFDKAEIKKSPAEWALRWVWNHPEVSVVLSGMNIMDNVTENIKTASVAAPNSLTEKELEIMDDVKKVFKERIKVNCTACEYCMPCPSGVNIPKNFTYYNEYSLFVTPETDKELKNRYSGLSSEERADKCVECGKCEGHCPQAIKIRQELKNVTALFA, from the coding sequence TTGTTATACAGAACATTTGGAAAGACAAATGAAAAGGTTTCAGCTTTAGGTTTTGGATGTATGAGATTACCTATTATTGATGGGGACACTACTAAAATTGATAACGAAAAAGCTATTAATATGATTCGTCATGCTATTGATGAAGGAGTTAATTATGTAGATACTGCATATCCTTATCATGGAACTGGAATGGGGAACGGAGGAGAAAGTGAACCTTTTGTGGGTAGAGCTTTAAAAGATGGATATAGAGAAAAGGTTAAGTTGGCTACAAAGCTTCCTAGTTGGTTAATTAAAACTAGAGAAGATATGGATAAATATTTAAATGAACAATTGAAACGTCTTCAAACAGATCATATAGATTTTTATTTAGTCCACGCTTTAGGTGCAGATACTTGGGCAAATCTAAAGAAATTAGGAATAGATGAATTTTTAGATTCTGCCATAAAAGATGGAAGAATAAAATATGCAGGATTTTCTTTTCATGACAAGTTAGAAGTATTTAAGGAGATAGTAGACTATTATGATTGGTCTTTCTGCCAAATTCAATATAATTATTTAGATGAAGAATTCCAAGCGGGAACAGAAGGATTACAATATGCAGCCAATAAAGGTCTGGGTGTTGTTATTATGGAGCCACTTAGAGGTGGTAAAATAGTTAAAAACCTTCCAGAAGCAGTTATGAATACTTTTGATAAAGCAGAGATTAAAAAGTCTCCAGCTGAATGGGCATTAAGATGGGTATGGAATCATCCAGAAGTGTCTGTAGTATTAAGTGGTATGAACATAATGGACAATGTTACAGAAAATATAAAGACTGCAAGTGTTGCAGCACCTAATTCTTTAACAGAAAAAGAATTAGAAATAATGGATGATGTTAAGAAGGTATTTAAAGAAAGAATAAAAGTTAATTGTACAGCTTGTGAATATTGTATGCCTTGTCCATCAGGCGTAAACATTCCTAAGAATTTTACCTATTATAATGAATATAGTTTGTTTGTTACTCCAGAAACAGACAAAGAACTTAAAAATAGATATAGTGGATTAAGTTCTGAAGAAAGAGCTGATAAATGTGTAGAATGTGGTAAATGCGAAGGACATTGTCCACAAGCTATTAAGATCCGTCAAGAATTAAAGAATGTTACAGCATTATTTGCATAG
- a CDS encoding MerR family transcriptional regulator — protein sequence MGYSIAQVAEKTHLTAHTLRYYEKEGLLPFIDRSDSGNRDFKDKDLEWLELICCLKNTGMPIKQIKEFIRLCLKGDDTLDVRREIFITHREEVINQMAELQKNLDKINCKINYYDCACKKSV from the coding sequence ATGGGATACAGTATTGCTCAAGTAGCTGAAAAAACTCATTTAACTGCACATACTCTTAGATACTATGAGAAAGAAGGTTTATTACCTTTTATAGATCGTAGTGATTCTGGAAACAGAGATTTCAAAGATAAAGATTTAGAATGGCTTGAACTAATTTGTTGTTTGAAAAATACAGGTATGCCTATAAAGCAAATCAAAGAATTCATTCGATTATGCCTTAAAGGTGATGATACTCTTGATGTCCGTAGAGAAATATTTATAACCCATCGTGAAGAAGTTATAAATCAAATGGCTGAATTACAAAAGAATCTTGATAAGATCAATTGTAAGATTAATTATTATGATTGTGCTTGTAAAAAAAGTGTATAA
- a CDS encoding DNA-binding response regulator, translating into MKSLDEIKIVIVEDEKISSDELKYIISKDNRFKVVGQAYDGISAVTLIENEEPDVVLIDINIPGKNGIELAEEIKNILPDIILIFITAYDSYAIKAFELKIYDYILKPYDEKRITKSLNCVVSTIHIKNENQIIHILDELDNKHTVKKIPCENNGRIILIDVNKISYCYSEGEKNYVKTNKDIYCTTKTLQELAEKTNFFRCHRSYIVNLEKVKEVYSWFNGTYKLIIDDNEIPVSRSHVKDVKGVLGL; encoded by the coding sequence TTGAAATCACTAGATGAAATTAAAATAGTAATAGTTGAGGATGAAAAAATCTCTAGCGATGAATTAAAATACATAATATCAAAGGATAATAGATTTAAAGTTGTAGGACAAGCATATGATGGTATAAGTGCAGTTACGTTAATAGAAAATGAAGAGCCAGATGTTGTTTTAATTGATATTAATATTCCAGGGAAAAATGGTATAGAATTAGCAGAAGAAATAAAAAATATATTGCCAGATATAATTTTAATTTTTATAACAGCATATGATAGTTATGCAATAAAAGCTTTTGAACTTAAAATTTATGACTATATATTAAAGCCATATGATGAGAAACGAATAACAAAGTCACTAAATTGTGTAGTGAGTACTATCCATATCAAAAATGAAAATCAAATTATTCATATATTAGATGAATTAGACAATAAACATACTGTAAAAAAGATTCCTTGTGAAAATAATGGGAGAATAATTCTTATTGATGTTAATAAAATTTCTTACTGTTATTCTGAAGGCGAAAAAAATTATGTTAAGACTAATAAAGATATTTATTGTACAACAAAAACATTGCAAGAGCTAGCAGAAAAAACAAATTTTTTTAGATGCCATAGAAGTTATATAGTTAATCTTGAAAAAGTTAAAGAAGTTTATTCATGGTTTAATGGAACCTATAAACTGATTATTGATGATAATGAAATACCTGTAAGTAGATCACACGTTAAGGATGTTAAGGGTGTTTTAGGATTATAA
- a CDS encoding sensor histidine kinase, with translation MLTINMLERMSLIILFTYIILQTNIMKYLVKDEYNKKDKIIMIVLFSMLSILGTYFGIYITDQSIANSRPIGAIVAGYLGGPVIGLIVGVISGVHRYSLGGFTALACAISTVVEGLIGGYFRVLFKKRGLNPIIAGLAAVVAEITQMIIILIFTKDINAAIDLEKTIALSMIIINSIGVFLIVMVIESSKRLVDGQVNLIKLKEENKIAELKALKAQIEPHFLFNSLNVIGAYCRSDGEKAKSLILNLSNYFRATLEIEGDFSTLEKELNLIKAYVTIEQARFSDRLEVKFLIDDNLLGVKFPILILQPIVENSIKHGILKKIDGGIVTISVRDNEDEVHIEISDNGVGFENADESLSTGIGLKNVNNRLKLLYGEKYALNIVSSNSGSSVSFYVKK, from the coding sequence ATGTTAACTATAAATATGCTAGAAAGAATGTCACTTATAATACTATTTACATATATAATATTACAAACTAATATTATGAAATATTTAGTAAAGGATGAATATAACAAGAAAGACAAAATAATAATGATTGTGTTATTTTCAATGCTTTCTATTTTGGGAACTTATTTTGGAATATACATAACAGACCAATCAATAGCTAATAGTAGACCGATTGGAGCAATCGTAGCAGGATACTTAGGTGGACCTGTTATTGGATTAATAGTTGGAGTCATAAGTGGAGTACATAGATATTCATTAGGGGGATTTACAGCATTAGCTTGTGCAATATCAACAGTTGTAGAAGGATTAATTGGAGGGTATTTTAGAGTATTATTTAAGAAAAGAGGTTTAAACCCAATAATTGCGGGACTCGCAGCAGTAGTAGCAGAAATAACTCAAATGATTATTATTTTAATATTCACAAAAGATATAAATGCTGCAATAGACCTTGAAAAAACAATAGCATTATCTATGATAATTATAAATTCCATAGGGGTATTTTTAATAGTTATGGTAATTGAAAGTTCAAAGAGGTTAGTTGATGGACAAGTCAATTTGATTAAATTAAAGGAAGAAAATAAAATAGCAGAGTTAAAAGCTTTAAAAGCACAAATAGAACCACATTTCTTATTTAATTCGCTTAATGTTATAGGTGCATACTGCAGAAGTGATGGGGAAAAGGCAAAAAGTCTTATATTAAATCTTTCTAATTATTTTAGAGCAACTTTAGAAATAGAAGGAGATTTTTCTACATTAGAAAAAGAATTGAATCTTATAAAAGCATATGTGACAATTGAACAAGCTAGATTTTCAGATAGATTAGAAGTTAAATTTTTAATAGATGATAATTTACTAGGCGTAAAATTTCCAATACTTATACTTCAACCAATAGTTGAAAATTCAATTAAACATGGTATATTAAAAAAAATTGATGGTGGAATAGTCACAATTTCAGTTAGGGACAATGAAGATGAAGTTCATATTGAAATTAGTGATAATGGAGTAGGATTTGAAAATGCAGATGAATCATTATCGACTGGAATTGGGCTTAAAAATGTTAACAATAGACTTAAATTACTATATGGGGAAAAGTATGCTTTAAATATAGTGAGTTCAAATAGTGGAAGTAGTGTTAGCTTTTATGTAAAGAAATAA